The Bacteroidia bacterium genome includes a region encoding these proteins:
- a CDS encoding L-serine ammonia-lyase, iron-sulfur-dependent, subunit alpha has translation MNYPSIFNDVLGPVMRGPSSSHCAASLRIGRLCRDLMDGDIKEVLIEYDPNGSLATTHKGQGSDMGLFGGFLGWEAHDERLPDYLKAVKAAGMDIQIEIHDIQADHPNTYKISLKNAREERKMIALSTGGGMIEVIEIDGAPLFMAGDYYETLIYLKKGSSILDYLNSLGEFDEIIEHAGEMDFVEIKAQEFLSEEIMQELEAMEEVLFIKKLAPVLPIMSRQGLKVPFISCEEMLAYNKDKDLELWELAIEYESMRGNISKLEVIDRMRELVGIMQKSIDYGLLGTEYADRILGNQSKGFQEKMEADSLVHNEVLNKIILYVTAMMEVKSAMGVIVAAPTAGACGALPGAVLGARAAMNLPEEEAIKAMLAAGMIGVFISAHATFAAEVGGCQAECGSGSGMAAAAIVHLGGGNLSQSISASSQALQNSLGMICDPIANRVEAPCLGKNIMAASNALSCANMALANYDHLIPLDEVIETMDKVGKSIPNDLRCTTLGGLSITKTSKEIEARLAANAGEGAEIQLSPSRFKVC, from the coding sequence ATGAACTACCCCAGTATCTTTAACGATGTGCTCGGCCCGGTCATGCGAGGCCCTTCCAGTTCCCATTGTGCTGCTTCTTTGCGAATAGGAAGATTGTGCCGCGACCTGATGGATGGTGATATCAAAGAGGTTTTGATTGAATATGATCCCAATGGATCATTGGCGACTACCCACAAAGGGCAAGGCTCAGATATGGGATTATTTGGAGGATTCCTGGGATGGGAAGCACATGACGAGAGATTGCCGGATTACCTCAAAGCTGTGAAAGCTGCAGGAATGGATATTCAAATAGAAATCCATGATATACAGGCTGATCACCCCAACACCTATAAGATCAGTTTAAAGAATGCCCGAGAGGAAAGGAAAATGATTGCCCTTTCGACAGGTGGGGGTATGATTGAGGTCATTGAAATAGATGGAGCTCCTCTTTTTATGGCGGGAGATTATTATGAGACCTTGATTTATTTGAAGAAAGGGAGTTCTATTCTCGATTACCTGAATAGCCTGGGTGAATTTGATGAGATCATAGAGCATGCTGGAGAAATGGATTTTGTGGAGATAAAGGCGCAGGAATTTCTGTCTGAGGAAATCATGCAGGAATTGGAAGCCATGGAGGAAGTTTTGTTCATCAAAAAACTGGCGCCGGTTCTTCCGATCATGTCTCGCCAGGGCTTGAAAGTTCCCTTTATCAGCTGTGAGGAAATGCTGGCTTATAATAAAGACAAAGATCTGGAGCTTTGGGAACTGGCCATCGAATATGAAAGTATGCGAGGCAATATCTCTAAGTTGGAGGTAATTGATCGGATGAGGGAATTGGTAGGGATCATGCAAAAATCCATTGACTACGGATTGCTGGGAACAGAATATGCAGATCGGATTTTAGGAAATCAGTCTAAAGGTTTTCAGGAGAAAATGGAAGCAGATAGCCTGGTACATAATGAAGTCCTAAATAAGATCATTCTTTATGTTACCGCCATGATGGAGGTAAAAAGTGCAATGGGAGTTATTGTAGCTGCACCTACTGCTGGTGCATGTGGGGCTTTGCCGGGAGCCGTTCTGGGAGCCAGGGCAGCAATGAATTTACCCGAAGAAGAAGCCATCAAAGCTATGTTGGCAGCGGGGATGATAGGCGTTTTTATTTCTGCGCATGCTACTTTCGCTGCGGAAGTTGGAGGTTGCCAGGCAGAATGTGGTTCCGGATCAGGCATGGCTGCCGCAGCTATTGTTCATTTGGGCGGAGGGAATCTGTCTCAATCCATATCTGCTTCTTCTCAGGCATTACAAAACTCACTGGGAATGATTTGCGATCCTATAGCCAATCGGGTGGAAGCCCCTTGTCTGGGCAAAAACATAATGGCCGCATCCAATGCACTTTCCTGTGCAAATATGGCCCTTGCGAATTATGACCACCTGATTCCCTTGGACGAAGTAATCGAAACCATGGATAAGGTAGGCAAAAGTATCCCCAATGATTTGAGGTGTACGACTTTGGGCGGCCTTTCCATTACCAAAACATCCAAAGAGATAGAAGCTCGCCTCGCTGCGAATGCGGGAGAAGGGGCAGAAATACAATTGAGTCCTTCTCGCTTTAAGGTTTGTTAA
- a CDS encoding sodium-dependent transporter: MKNNTPVFSSRWSMMLAMLGMAVGTGNIWRFPRIAAKNGGGEFLVAWICFLLLWSVPLILLEFGMGRKTRSGPIKAFLNIMGPRFAWMGAFIVFVTAAIMFYYSVVAGWTVRYTVAAVIGEIPGAVPGAFWTDFTTSFIPILTHGFMIGLAVFVVAKGVKGIEKVTNILMPTLIGIIILLTVRALFLPGASEGLSYLFTVDWAELGKASIWIEALTQNAWDTGAGWGLVLCYAIYLREKEDTALNAFILPTANNIISLLAGIMIFSTVFSIMPGLVEQGQTDPTVLAGLGSLEERVANGEQYSTDLMKETIFSEGNTGITFVWMPQLFKYMGFGKFFMILFFLALAFAAFSSLVSMVEVVTRTFVDMGAERTKVIRWIGIVGFLMGVPSALSMNIFNNQDWVWGVALMVAGLFFTLSIRKYGITKFREEQINHPDSNIRVGKWWDIVIGYIAPLEMVLLLGWFFYDSYKANPEGWLSPYDPENLYNVGAILFQFAIVMGGLLFANKWIVKKMKTQEET; this comes from the coding sequence ATGAAAAATAATACTCCCGTTTTTAGTTCCCGCTGGTCTATGATGCTGGCAATGTTGGGCATGGCCGTAGGAACTGGTAATATATGGCGCTTTCCCAGAATAGCAGCAAAAAATGGCGGGGGAGAGTTTCTCGTTGCCTGGATTTGTTTTCTGCTTCTCTGGTCGGTTCCCCTGATACTTCTTGAATTTGGGATGGGCCGGAAAACCCGCAGTGGTCCGATTAAAGCATTTCTCAACATCATGGGGCCTCGCTTTGCCTGGATGGGAGCCTTTATCGTCTTTGTTACAGCAGCTATCATGTTTTACTACTCGGTAGTGGCTGGCTGGACGGTTCGGTATACAGTGGCTGCGGTAATAGGCGAAATTCCGGGCGCAGTTCCGGGTGCCTTTTGGACCGACTTCACAACTTCCTTTATCCCTATCCTGACGCATGGATTTATGATCGGATTAGCGGTCTTTGTAGTCGCAAAGGGAGTAAAAGGAATCGAAAAGGTAACCAATATCCTGATGCCTACCTTGATAGGAATCATTATCCTACTGACCGTTCGAGCACTCTTCTTACCGGGAGCCAGCGAAGGTCTTTCTTACCTTTTTACGGTAGACTGGGCAGAGTTGGGGAAAGCCAGTATCTGGATAGAAGCCCTGACGCAAAATGCCTGGGATACAGGAGCTGGTTGGGGTCTGGTCCTTTGTTATGCGATTTATTTACGGGAGAAAGAAGACACGGCACTCAATGCCTTTATTCTTCCAACGGCCAACAATATCATATCTCTGCTTGCCGGTATTATGATCTTCAGTACGGTATTTTCAATCATGCCGGGTCTGGTTGAGCAAGGGCAGACAGATCCTACTGTTTTAGCCGGACTGGGAAGTTTGGAAGAAAGGGTAGCCAATGGCGAACAATATTCGACCGATTTGATGAAGGAAACGATTTTCTCTGAGGGCAATACCGGGATCACCTTTGTCTGGATGCCTCAGCTCTTCAAATATATGGGCTTTGGCAAATTCTTCATGATCCTTTTCTTCCTCGCACTGGCTTTTGCTGCTTTCTCAAGTTTGGTTTCGATGGTAGAAGTAGTGACCCGGACATTTGTGGATATGGGAGCTGAGCGAACGAAGGTAATCCGATGGATAGGAATCGTAGGCTTCCTGATGGGTGTTCCTTCGGCTTTGAGCATGAACATCTTCAATAACCAGGACTGGGTTTGGGGAGTGGCGCTGATGGTCGCAGGTTTATTCTTTACCCTATCCATCCGCAAATATGGAATCACGAAATTCAGAGAAGAACAAATCAATCATCCAGACTCCAACATTCGAGTTGGCAAATGGTGGGATATTGTGATTGGCTATATAGCTCCACTTGAGATGGTCCTGCTGCTAGGATGGTTCTTCTATGATTCCTATAAAGCCAATCCTGAAGGATGGCTGAGTCCCTATGATCCCGAGAACTTGTACAATGTTGGAGCTATTCTTTTCCAATTTGCTATCGTAATGGGGGGATTGCTCTTTGCGAATAAGTGGATTGTGAAAAAAATGAAAACCCAGGAAGAAACCTAA
- a CDS encoding GNAT family N-acetyltransferase, protein MKPGADINIRSATEADLEAVWRLWKVIMDQKIYYPYDNSFSRADIEQLWIHMGNTIRVAELENKIVGAYILHPNQPGYGKHIVNAAYMVDTGIRGKGIGSLLCADSIEISKKEGYRGMQFNFVVSTNKGAIKVWKDHGFEIIGTIPGGFYHVEQGYVDALIFFKSLI, encoded by the coding sequence ATGAAGCCAGGAGCTGATATTAATATACGTTCGGCTACAGAAGCCGATCTGGAAGCCGTATGGAGGCTCTGGAAGGTCATTATGGATCAAAAGATCTATTATCCCTATGATAATAGCTTTAGTCGAGCGGATATAGAGCAATTATGGATTCATATGGGAAATACGATTCGGGTAGCAGAACTCGAAAACAAGATCGTAGGTGCTTATATCCTCCATCCCAACCAACCCGGCTACGGCAAACATATTGTCAATGCGGCCTATATGGTGGACACGGGAATTCGAGGGAAAGGAATTGGCTCTTTACTTTGTGCCGATTCGATAGAAATCTCAAAAAAAGAAGGCTATCGAGGCATGCAATTCAATTTTGTAGTCAGCACCAATAAGGGAGCCATCAAAGTATGGAAGGATCATGGTTTTGAGATCATCGGGACGATACCCGGAGGCTTTTATCATGTTGAGCAGGGATATGTGGATGCACTGATATTTTTTAAATCTTTGATTTAA
- a CDS encoding LytTR family DNA-binding domain-containing protein — protein MKKVIIVDDEAPARQLINEYLEDYEDLFVVGECNNGVDALKLIIEFKPDLVFLDVQMPGMTGFQVLEKLQEVPQIIFSTAYDKYALEAFEVNAVDYLLKPYTRERFSKAVNKLQDKENPLMDQLQRLAENLRQDPVDPGFTGKIFVQSGNKLHAVDSKDIIWLQAEKDYTWLITSEKKYLSTYGMGQLEQKLDKSSFLRVHRSSIINLNYIREIEKHASSYDIVMENKDVVRVSRSYMEDIKKRLL, from the coding sequence ATGAAGAAAGTAATAATTGTAGATGATGAGGCACCCGCTCGTCAATTGATAAATGAATACCTGGAGGATTATGAGGATCTGTTTGTGGTAGGGGAATGTAACAATGGAGTTGATGCCCTCAAACTTATTATCGAATTCAAACCCGATCTGGTTTTTCTGGATGTCCAAATGCCCGGCATGACCGGATTTCAGGTTCTGGAAAAATTGCAGGAAGTTCCCCAAATCATCTTCTCAACCGCCTATGATAAATATGCCCTGGAAGCTTTCGAAGTAAATGCGGTTGATTATCTCCTCAAGCCCTACACCCGCGAACGTTTCAGTAAAGCCGTAAATAAACTGCAGGATAAAGAGAATCCCCTGATGGATCAGTTACAAAGACTGGCAGAGAACCTCCGTCAAGACCCCGTTGATCCCGGCTTTACAGGAAAGATTTTTGTTCAGTCAGGAAATAAGCTGCACGCTGTAGATAGCAAAGACATCATCTGGCTACAGGCAGAAAAAGATTACACCTGGCTCATTACTTCTGAGAAAAAATATCTCAGCACCTATGGTATGGGCCAGCTCGAACAGAAACTGGACAAGTCCAGCTTTCTCCGTGTCCATCGGTCCTCCATCATCAACTTAAATTATATCCGGGAAATCGAGAAGCATGCTTCTTCCTATGACATCGTCATGGAAAACAAGGATGTAGTCCGCGTAAGTCGGAGCTATATGGAGGATATAAAGAAGAGACTGTTGTAA
- a CDS encoding histidine kinase, whose protein sequence is MDRIEKPPIKREAVIAVVCLYIFFALSYGLTLYTSTGFKSNIYFKTAALDFLTKGLLSLPVWYFVFRLFQTKIRWKRYLWHILFVPIWVFLFIKTYYFLCESLGFYHLQGNNIAWDVYYPFMFYVIQFGCFHLYDEINRSARQAKRAIELREMATRSELTALKAQLNPHFLYNVFNTINASLPPKEEYTRELIAKLADLFRYQLVASRKNFVPLANEIEFIQTYLELEEARHKERLRVKWEVDQSLLGVQVPPMLLQPLVENAIRHGIAPKIEGGTVSIRIQRRAEQIQVCIIDDGIGFAPQTKENADGFGLGNTRKILQKLYGEELDVIDNPSGGTRVCFSLPIQQDIAELAKA, encoded by the coding sequence ATGGATCGAATTGAGAAACCTCCCATAAAGCGTGAAGCAGTTATAGCCGTAGTCTGCTTGTATATATTTTTCGCCTTGAGTTATGGACTAACCTTATATACCTCAACCGGTTTTAAGAGCAACATTTATTTTAAAACAGCTGCCTTAGACTTTTTGACCAAGGGCCTTCTTTCTTTGCCGGTCTGGTATTTCGTATTCAGACTTTTTCAGACGAAAATTCGCTGGAAGCGGTATCTATGGCATATTCTCTTTGTCCCGATTTGGGTGTTTCTCTTCATAAAGACTTATTACTTCCTCTGCGAAAGTTTGGGCTTTTATCATTTGCAGGGGAATAACATCGCCTGGGATGTCTACTATCCTTTTATGTTTTATGTGATTCAGTTTGGCTGCTTTCACCTCTATGATGAGATCAACCGATCAGCCAGACAAGCAAAAAGAGCTATCGAATTACGGGAAATGGCGACAAGAAGCGAATTGACGGCTCTCAAAGCCCAACTCAATCCCCATTTCCTTTACAATGTGTTCAATACCATCAATGCATCCCTACCCCCCAAAGAAGAATATACACGCGAGTTAATCGCCAAGCTGGCAGACCTTTTCCGCTATCAACTGGTCGCCTCCCGTAAAAACTTTGTTCCCCTGGCCAATGAGATTGAGTTTATCCAAACCTATCTGGAACTGGAAGAGGCGCGACATAAAGAAAGGTTAAGGGTCAAGTGGGAGGTGGATCAAAGCCTGCTGGGAGTACAGGTTCCTCCTATGCTTTTGCAGCCTTTAGTTGAAAATGCCATTCGACATGGAATCGCACCCAAAATAGAAGGGGGTACCGTTAGCATTCGGATACAAAGACGCGCTGAGCAAATTCAGGTATGCATCATAGATGACGGGATCGGTTTTGCTCCTCAAACGAAAGAAAACGCTGATGGCTTCGGGCTGGGTAATACCCGAAAGATTCTGCAAAAACTTTATGGAGAAGAACTGGATGTTATAGACAATCCATCCGGAGGAACACGCGTTTGTTTTTCACTCCCTATACAACAAGATATCGCCGAACTGGCTAAAGCATGA
- a CDS encoding TonB-dependent receptor, producing the protein MNKIITAIVSFLCAANVSAQNGANIKGKVVGMDASPIAYATVIAYTAQDSSIAKTAFSDEQGNFLLAPLSANKYWISVEFSEMATFRTGILELGEGESLRLEDISMQEKEVDMAKVNIYAQKPLIEVKPDMTVFNVSGTINSIGENAFELLRKAPGVIVNNSDNIILMGKSGVSIYIDGKRSPLSIADLAIMLKGMQSSQIESIEIITNPSARYDAEGNAGIINIRLKKDKSLGTQGSISAGYGIGRFSKWDGGLNFNSRNKVLNVFGNYSGNQAMGYSYTNFFRRQNGFEVDQRNDFFDDGNSNNVKLGADFFIDKEHTLGVMYSGFFSDKENRNISLTPISLVANNEVQSILDAKTFGESNNGSQTFNLNYAYKNKAGNSWNLDADYGRYRLRNETLQPNLYLDPQTNEVERDASFATDAPRDINIYTFKADHQRKLFGGTFSSGLKSAFIETNNTFNFSDFHNGEEILNQDRSNNFVYKENINALYASFQKRIGQKWNWNLGLRAEHTRTNGELVSLQNTELDSVKRSYLNLFPSGGLTFSPNRSNSYSLNYSRRIDRPRYQDLNPFLTQIDQITFSQGNPFLRPQFSHSVQLNYTYKYRYTASLSYTLTNDYFTRLTDILSEDASFIILENLESREVLSANISAPIAINKRWNTYTNFNVSRTQNRGDFNEAGETGKGIDIARTTANLYQQHTFTLTENVSLEVSGFYSSPSIWGANYLTREFWGVNGGALFRMFDKKATLKLSVNDIFYSMQWQGTQEFGGLFYDASGGFESRQFRANFTFNFGNDKVKASRKRKSGMQAESKRLQSGGQGN; encoded by the coding sequence ATGAATAAGATTATTACCGCTATCGTCAGCTTTCTATGTGCGGCAAATGTCTCGGCACAAAATGGAGCAAATATCAAAGGCAAAGTAGTAGGAATGGATGCCTCTCCTATAGCATATGCAACGGTCATCGCATATACAGCCCAGGATTCTTCTATTGCGAAAACAGCTTTTAGTGATGAGCAGGGAAATTTTCTACTGGCCCCTTTATCAGCAAATAAATACTGGATCAGTGTGGAGTTTAGTGAAATGGCGACCTTTCGCACAGGTATATTAGAGCTAGGAGAGGGGGAAAGCCTTAGACTGGAAGATATCTCTATGCAGGAGAAAGAGGTGGACATGGCGAAAGTAAACATCTATGCCCAAAAGCCTTTGATTGAAGTAAAACCGGATATGACGGTCTTTAATGTATCAGGTACCATCAATAGTATAGGAGAAAATGCTTTTGAATTATTGCGGAAAGCTCCCGGTGTGATAGTAAATAATTCTGACAATATCATCTTGATGGGCAAATCTGGTGTGAGCATTTATATAGATGGAAAACGTTCGCCTCTGTCGATTGCTGACCTGGCTATCATGCTGAAAGGTATGCAATCCAGCCAGATTGAATCCATTGAGATTATTACCAATCCCTCTGCACGCTATGATGCAGAAGGCAATGCAGGCATCATCAACATTCGCCTGAAAAAAGACAAAAGCCTGGGAACTCAGGGAAGTATTTCAGCGGGTTATGGGATCGGACGCTTTAGCAAATGGGATGGAGGCTTGAATTTCAACAGCCGCAATAAGGTCCTTAATGTATTTGGAAATTATAGCGGAAATCAGGCGATGGGATATAGCTATACCAACTTCTTCCGTAGGCAAAATGGATTTGAAGTGGATCAGCGCAATGATTTTTTTGACGATGGGAATAGTAATAATGTAAAGTTGGGGGCGGACTTCTTTATCGATAAAGAACATACGCTAGGAGTTATGTATTCCGGTTTCTTTTCGGATAAAGAAAATCGCAACATCAGTCTTACGCCTATATCCTTGGTCGCGAATAATGAGGTGCAGAGTATCCTGGATGCAAAGACTTTTGGAGAAAGTAATAATGGCAGTCAGACCTTTAACCTGAACTATGCCTATAAAAATAAAGCGGGCAATAGCTGGAACCTGGATGCAGACTACGGAAGATACAGACTGAGAAATGAGACCCTGCAGCCCAATCTATATTTGGATCCACAAACCAATGAGGTAGAAAGAGATGCTTCCTTCGCTACAGATGCGCCCAGAGATATAAATATCTATACCTTCAAAGCCGATCACCAACGCAAGCTTTTTGGAGGAACATTCTCTAGCGGTCTCAAATCCGCCTTTATCGAAACAAACAATACCTTCAATTTCTCTGACTTTCACAATGGAGAAGAAATCCTGAATCAGGATCGTAGCAATAATTTTGTCTACAAGGAAAATATCAATGCGCTTTATGCAAGTTTTCAGAAACGCATAGGTCAGAAATGGAACTGGAATCTGGGCCTTCGTGCTGAGCATACCCGTACCAATGGAGAATTGGTCAGTCTGCAGAATACCGAACTGGATAGTGTGAAGCGTTCCTACCTGAATCTATTTCCCAGCGGCGGACTTACTTTCTCACCCAATCGCAGCAATAGTTACAGCTTGAACTATAGTCGTCGCATAGATCGTCCTCGCTACCAGGACCTGAATCCTTTCCTGACTCAAATCGACCAGATCACCTTTTCTCAGGGTAATCCATTTTTGAGACCTCAGTTTAGCCATAGTGTCCAACTGAACTATACATATAAGTATCGTTATACAGCCAGTCTTTCCTATACCCTGACCAATGACTACTTCACCCGACTGACCGATATCCTCAGTGAAGATGCATCCTTTATCATCCTGGAAAATCTGGAAAGTCGCGAAGTACTCAGTGCCAATATCAGTGCTCCCATTGCGATCAACAAGCGTTGGAATACCTACACCAACTTTAATGTCAGCCGCACCCAGAATAGGGGAGACTTCAATGAAGCTGGAGAAACCGGCAAAGGCATTGATATCGCTCGTACTACTGCCAATCTTTATCAACAGCATACTTTTACCCTGACTGAAAATGTAAGCCTGGAAGTATCGGGCTTCTATTCCTCTCCTTCTATCTGGGGCGCCAATTACCTGACCCGCGAATTCTGGGGCGTAAATGGAGGAGCATTGTTTCGTATGTTCGACAAGAAGGCTACGCTCAAACTATCTGTAAATGACATCTTCTACAGCATGCAGTGGCAAGGAACCCAGGAATTCGGAGGCTTGTTCTATGATGCTTCCGGTGGATTCGAGAGCCGCCAGTTCCGGGCAAACTTTACTTTCAACTTTGGGAATGACAAGGTGAAAGCCAGCCGAAAGCGCAAAAGCGGGATGCAAGCCGAAAGCAAGCGTCTTCAGTCCGGCGGACAAGGGAATTAA
- a CDS encoding histidine kinase: MTYITRLFLLCLFTFPITAFGQQEAENVIDEIEISEFSELEEAELIFESEPEVEGEFLEVPIEGFIAKKFNFNFNFSFGNKRDVFVYLHDNDIYRHYGHHYSSQYSNELSFTVDGDENFTQELQEDQNWYEFSLPKNAGEDVMLSLGDETHFIQLPEGNSPIYISILSEHLFPAGVEIWTREDIINGIRDRKTEIRGKFPIQHLEQKDIPEHIYLHLPFTTWEGSQDVYKTPLKGDIDWMTARFELEVNPIFTSIGFIQYGDLFYPMLISPHDYYRLEWKQAEHDPTLLDLTDRERQHYHGVRAQDFLSHRYAHGMSKDAYKQLVNALMGNRESRMDTLIAWSRAIVPFYEENHSNPERFLTHINSIGQRSWKDLFDRAYDERQDIRRRNGYDEVKEYSAVLLVGFLLSLILFGVGVYLRQTGSKFFNTKTLEKIEWTFHAFFWSFLMIEIMPRTHSGYVELPGIAMWIIFIGSIVLFTVNWRILASRFLLKRRWGKYLLSVGGLGLIYIALNITQALNPFLRNTFALVDGSWYVTDYPFEWHPSPSFEDLGMAFVIMMLIAPLYAILRHIVLNGIPRLRAQKEALNAELNTLKTQISPHFFFNSLNTVYGFALTEESPRTAEAITKLSDLMRFAIYHGDKKQIPLETELEYLSDYIDMQRLRINPIKHDLQYRVDGEANDLQIAPLMLITLIENAFKHGISMSQESYIHIDLFILDKGLILTVENSVHPKDLVAVGGNAVIKESGVGLVNTRERLNLLYSGKHEWRIEEDEDRYFTQLSLDLAE, encoded by the coding sequence ATGACATATATCACACGACTTTTCCTATTATGCCTCTTCACATTCCCGATTACAGCCTTTGGTCAGCAAGAAGCTGAGAATGTGATTGATGAAATCGAAATCTCCGAATTTTCAGAACTGGAAGAAGCTGAACTTATTTTCGAATCTGAGCCGGAAGTTGAGGGAGAATTTCTTGAAGTTCCCATCGAAGGCTTCATTGCCAAGAAATTTAATTTCAACTTCAATTTTAGTTTCGGCAACAAAAGAGATGTTTTTGTTTACCTACACGATAATGACATCTACAGGCACTACGGCCATCATTATTCTTCTCAGTATAGTAATGAATTGAGTTTCACAGTTGATGGCGATGAGAATTTCACCCAGGAATTGCAAGAAGACCAGAACTGGTATGAGTTTTCCCTTCCTAAAAATGCGGGTGAGGATGTTATGCTTAGCCTGGGAGACGAAACCCATTTCATACAATTGCCAGAAGGGAATTCACCGATTTACATTTCTATTCTAAGTGAGCATCTTTTTCCTGCCGGAGTAGAAATCTGGACACGAGAAGATATCATCAATGGGATCAGGGATCGCAAGACTGAAATTCGTGGCAAGTTCCCCATTCAGCATCTGGAACAAAAAGATATACCCGAACATATTTACCTACATCTTCCCTTTACCACATGGGAAGGCTCTCAAGATGTGTACAAAACACCCCTTAAAGGTGATATCGACTGGATGACTGCCCGTTTTGAATTGGAGGTCAATCCTATATTCACCTCCATTGGCTTTATCCAATATGGAGACCTTTTTTATCCCATGCTGATTTCGCCACATGATTATTACAGACTTGAGTGGAAACAGGCGGAGCATGATCCTACATTGCTTGACCTTACCGATAGAGAAAGACAGCACTACCATGGTGTCCGTGCTCAGGACTTCTTAAGCCATCGATATGCTCACGGAATGAGCAAAGACGCTTACAAGCAACTGGTAAATGCTTTAATGGGTAATCGTGAGTCTCGCATGGATACCCTCATTGCCTGGTCTCGAGCTATTGTTCCTTTTTATGAAGAAAATCATTCCAATCCTGAGCGTTTCCTGACCCATATCAATTCCATCGGTCAAAGGTCCTGGAAAGATCTCTTTGACAGAGCCTATGATGAGCGTCAGGACATACGACGCAGAAATGGATATGATGAAGTGAAAGAATACTCTGCGGTACTACTAGTTGGATTTCTACTAAGTCTCATACTTTTCGGTGTTGGTGTTTACCTCAGGCAGACAGGTTCCAAATTCTTCAATACCAAAACCCTTGAAAAAATCGAGTGGACCTTCCATGCCTTCTTCTGGTCCTTCCTGATGATTGAGATTATGCCGAGAACACATTCAGGATATGTAGAACTTCCGGGCATAGCCATGTGGATTATATTCATAGGTTCTATCGTTCTATTTACGGTGAACTGGCGCATACTGGCCAGCCGATTTTTACTCAAGAGAAGATGGGGAAAATATTTGCTCTCAGTTGGAGGACTCGGTTTGATCTATATTGCTTTGAACATTACTCAGGCACTCAATCCTTTCCTCCGAAATACTTTTGCCCTGGTTGACGGTTCCTGGTACGTAACGGATTATCCTTTCGAATGGCATCCTTCTCCTAGCTTTGAAGATCTCGGAATGGCCTTTGTCATCATGATGCTGATTGCACCCTTATATGCCATACTCAGACACATCGTTCTCAATGGTATTCCTCGTTTGCGTGCGCAGAAAGAAGCACTGAATGCCGAACTGAACACCCTGAAGACTCAGATTAGCCCTCACTTTTTCTTCAACAGCCTTAATACGGTCTATGGATTTGCCTTGACGGAGGAAAGTCCACGTACTGCGGAGGCTATCACGAAGCTCAGCGACCTGATGCGCTTTGCCATCTATCACGGAGATAAGAAACAGATTCCTCTGGAAACGGAATTGGAATACCTCTCAGACTACATTGACATGCAACGTCTGCGCATCAATCCGATCAAGCATGACCTGCAATATCGGGTAGATGGAGAAGCCAATGATTTGCAAATTGCTCCTTTAATGCTCATTACCCTGATTGAAAATGCCTTTAAGCACGGGATCAGTATGAGCCAGGAGTCCTATATACATATCGACCTCTTTATTCTGGATAAAGGCCTCATTCTTACGGTAGAAAATTCGGTTCATCCCAAGGACCTGGTAGCCGTAGGTGGAAATGCCGTGATCAAGGAAAGTGGGGTTGGTCTGGTCAATACAAGAGAAAGACTGAATCTTCTCTATTCCGGTAAACACGAATGGCGGATTGAGGAAGATGAAGATCGATATTTTACACAATTAAGTTTGGATTTAGCTGAGTGA